GACGTTGAGGCAGGTGCCGCCGAGCCGGTTCTCCTCGACCAGCACGGTGTCGACGCCGTGCTGGCCGGCGCGGATCGCCGCGACGTAGCCGCCCGGGCCGCCGCCGAGCACCAGGAGCTTGGTGGTGATCTCGCTCAACGATCAGGCCTCCATGAACAGGGTCGCGGGCGTCTCGAGCAGGCTTTTCAGCGCCTGCACGAACAGGGCGGCGTCGTAGCCGTCGACCACCCGGTGGTCGAAGGACGCCGAGAGGTTCATCGTCAGGCGCGGCACGAAGGCGCCGTCGCGCCAGACCGGGCGCATCACCTGCTTGTTGACGCCGATGATCGCGACCTCCGGCCGGTTGATCACCGGCGTCGTCACGATGCCGCCGAGAGCCCCCAGCGACGTGATGGTGATGGTCGAGCCCGAGAGCTCGTCGCGGGCGGCCAACCCGTTGCGGGCGGCGTCCGCCAAGCGCCGGACCTCGGCCGCGGAGTTCCAGACGTCCCGGGTCTCGGCGTGGCGGAGCACCGGCACCATCAGGCCGGACGGCGTCTGCGTGGCGATGCCGACATGGATGCCGGCATGGCGGTGGATCACCTCCGCCTCGTCGTCGTAATGCGCGTTCATCTGCGGGAAGTCCGGCAGGGCGCGCACCAGGGCCTGGACCAGGAACGGGATCAGGGTCAGCTTCGGGCGGCTCGCGCCGTGGCGCTGGTTGAGGCTGGCGCGCAGCTCCTCCACCGCCGTCACGTCCACCTCCTCGACGTAGGAGAAATGGGCGACGCGCCGCTTGGCGTCGGCCATGCGCTGGGCGATGCGCCGGCGCAGGCCGATGACCTTGATCTCCTCCACGCCCGTGCGCGGGGCGCGGCCGGCGGGAGCGGGGGCCGCATCCTCCGGCGGGGCGTTCAGGTAGGCGTCGAGGTCGTCGTGGCCGATGCGGCCGGCGGGACCCGTGCCGCGAACCTGGCGCAGGTCGATTCCCGCTTCGAGCGCCCGCCGGCGCACGGCCGGGGAGGCGACCGGCTTCTCGCCCGCGGGGCGCGGCGGGCCGGAGGACGGCGCCGCCGCGGCGGGGCGCGCGGCAGGAGCCGCAGGTTTGGCCGGCGCAGGCTTCGGCGGCTCGGCCGACTTTGTCGCCCCGGCGGCTTTGGGCACTGCTGCGGATTGCAGGGCCGGCGCGGGCTGTGCCGGCTCCAGGCCGTCCGCGGCCGGGACCAGGGCGGCGGCAGATTGGCCGGCGGCCTGATCCTGCGCCTTCGCGACCTCGGGCGCGACCGCGACCCCGGCCTCGGGCGCCGCCGCGGCCTGGGGTGCCGCCGCGGCCTGGGGCGCCGCTTCCCCGCCCTCGATCTCGAGCCGCACCAGCTCGGCGCCGACCGCCAGCATCTGGCCGGCCTCGGCGCCCAGCGCCGCGACGGTCCCGCTCACCGGCGAGGGAATCTCGACGGTCGCCTTGTCGGTCATCACGTCGGCCAGCGGCTGGTCCTCGCGAACCACGTCGCCGACCTTGACGTGCCAGGCCGAGACCTCGGCCTCGGCCACACCCTCGCCGATATCGGGGAGCTTGACGATGCGAAATCCCATGGATCAGCCCTCCAGCGCGGCGCGAAGGGCCCGGCCGACGCGCTCGGGACCCGGGAAGTAGGCCCATTCCTGGGCGTGCGGGTAGGGCGTGTCCCAGCCCGCGACCCGGACGATCGGCGCCTCCAGGTGGTAGAAGCAGGTCTCCTGCACGAGGGCCACGAGTTCGGCGCCGAACCCCGAGGTCAGGGTCGCCTCGTGGGCGATGACGCAGCGCCCGGTCTTGCGCACCGAGGTCTCGATCGTCTCCATGTCGAGGGGGAGCAGCGTGCGCAGGTCGACGATCTCGGCGTCGATGCCCGTCTCGGCGGCGGCAGCCTCGGCCACGTGCACGATGGTGCCGTAGGCCAGCACCGTGACGGCGCTCCCCTCGCGCCGGATCGCCGCCTTGCCGAGGGGCACGGTGTAGTGCCCGTCCGGCACCTCGCCGAGGTCGTGGCGGGCCCACGGGGTCACCGGCCGGTCGTGGTGGCCGTCGAAGGGGCCGTTATAGAGGCGCTTGGGCTCGAGGAAGATCACCGGGTCGGGATCCTCGATCGCCGCGATCAAGAGGCCCTTGGCGTCGTAGGGGTTCGACGGCACCACGGTCTTCAGGCCCGCCACGTGGGTGAACAGGGCCTCGGGGCTCTGGCTGTGGGTCTGGCCGCCGAAGATGCCGCCGCCGGTCGGCATCCGCACCACCATCGGGGCGGTGAACTGGCCGCCCGAGCGGTAGCGCAGGCGCGCGGCCTCCGACACGATCTGGTCGTAGGCCGGGTACATGTAATCGGCGAACTGGATCTCGACGCAGGGCTTCAAGCCGTAGGCCGCCATGCCGACGGCGGCACCGACGATGCCGAGCTCGCTGATCGGCGCGTCGAAGCAGCGGCTCTTGCCGAAGCGGGCCTGGAGTCCTTGCGTGCAGCGGAAGACGCCGCCGAAATAGCCGACGTCCTCCCCGAACACGACCACGTCGTCGTCGCGCTCCATCGCCACGGCCATCGCCTCGCGGATG
The sequence above is drawn from the Methylobacterium terrae genome and encodes:
- a CDS encoding dihydrolipoamide acetyltransferase family protein gives rise to the protein MGFRIVKLPDIGEGVAEAEVSAWHVKVGDVVREDQPLADVMTDKATVEIPSPVSGTVAALGAEAGQMLAVGAELVRLEIEGGEAAPQAAAAPQAAAAPEAGVAVAPEVAKAQDQAAGQSAAALVPAADGLEPAQPAPALQSAAVPKAAGATKSAEPPKPAPAKPAAPAARPAAAAPSSGPPRPAGEKPVASPAVRRRALEAGIDLRQVRGTGPAGRIGHDDLDAYLNAPPEDAAPAPAGRAPRTGVEEIKVIGLRRRIAQRMADAKRRVAHFSYVEEVDVTAVEELRASLNQRHGASRPKLTLIPFLVQALVRALPDFPQMNAHYDDEAEVIHRHAGIHVGIATQTPSGLMVPVLRHAETRDVWNSAAEVRRLADAARNGLAARDELSGSTITITSLGALGGIVTTPVINRPEVAIIGVNKQVMRPVWRDGAFVPRLTMNLSASFDHRVVDGYDAALFVQALKSLLETPATLFMEA
- a CDS encoding alpha-ketoacid dehydrogenase subunit beta; this encodes MPRRTMIEAIREAMAVAMERDDDVVVFGEDVGYFGGVFRCTQGLQARFGKSRCFDAPISELGIVGAAVGMAAYGLKPCVEIQFADYMYPAYDQIVSEAARLRYRSGGQFTAPMVVRMPTGGGIFGGQTHSQSPEALFTHVAGLKTVVPSNPYDAKGLLIAAIEDPDPVIFLEPKRLYNGPFDGHHDRPVTPWARHDLGEVPDGHYTVPLGKAAIRREGSAVTVLAYGTIVHVAEAAAAETGIDAEIVDLRTLLPLDMETIETSVRKTGRCVIAHEATLTSGFGAELVALVQETCFYHLEAPIVRVAGWDTPYPHAQEWAYFPGPERVGRALRAALEG